One window of the Pieris brassicae chromosome 2, ilPieBrab1.1, whole genome shotgun sequence genome contains the following:
- the LOC123720493 gene encoding peptidyl-prolyl cis-trans isomerase H, with protein sequence MPTWNQIQSQLRNPNNPVVFFDITVGTTEIGRMIFELFADVVPKTSENFREFCTGEYRRDGVPLGFKGATFHRVIKDFMIQGGDFVNGDGTGVMSIYGGSTFADENFALKHDSPGLLSMANSGKDTNGCQFFITCAKCNFLDNKHVVFGRVIDGLLVMRKIENVPTGPNNKPKIPVTISQCGQM encoded by the exons ATGCCTACTTGGAACCAAATTCAATCCCAACTTCGAAATCCGAACAACCCTGTGGTATTTTTTGATATAACCGTTGGAACAAct gaAATAGGCAGAATGATTTTTGAGCTATTTGCTGATGTTGTGCCAAAGACAAGTGAAAATTTTAGAGAGTTTTGTACAGGAGAATATAGGAGGGATGGAGTTCCACTTGGATTCAAAGGTGCAACGTTTCATAGAGTTATTAAAGACTTCATGATACAAGGTGGTGATTTTGTCAAT GGTGATGGAACTGGTGTTATGAGTATATATGGAGGCAGTACATTTGCAGATGAAAATTTTGCATTAAAACATGATTCACCAGGCTTGCTTTCTATGGCAAACAGTGGAAAAGACACAAATGGATGTCAGTTTTTCATAACTTGTGCTAAATGTAATTTTCTTGATAATAAGCATGTTGTGTTTGGAAGAGTAATTGATGGACTGTTAGTCATgagaaaaatagaaaatgtgcCCACTGGTCCAAATAATAAACCAAAAATACCTGTTACAATATCACAGTGTGgacaaatgtaa
- the LOC123720298 gene encoding 25S rRNA (cytosine-C(5))-methyltransferase nop2, whose translation MGRKAKFDETKKVKKGPGRKAKKQPDPVFKKELLADDKEDKKLSHRQKQRAARRLKKKKELTEKRKALKEAKKKPEKDTEEAVSALDDETPQGFTDDNKEWLKPKKKGLGKLKEIEAHSDESDDEGLGEDENDASSKDDDDSEQEFKDTKKSSKENYKVGTLDDLFNDTDDEQDETLDNEETGDSNKSYNSDSSDDSDNSKDDEDEDMLPIEKANVKLKQKQKLDKKLADEEMQLNIAKQDVFAFPSEEELQNPTSLQDVHQRVKDIVSVLNDFNRLKEEGRSRCEYTELLLKDLCLYYSYNEFLMEVLMQIFPVQELIEFLEASEVSRPITIRTNSLKTRRRDLAQALINRGVNLDPVGKWSKVGLVVYSSTVPVGATPEYLAGHYILQGASSFLPVMALAPQENERILDMCAAPGGKASHIAAIMKNTGSLFANDANKERTKAIVGNFHRLGVVNAIICNYDGRQFPDVIKGFDRVLLDAPCTGTGVIAKDPSVKTTKDQKDIQRCFNLQRQLLLAAIDCCNAKSSTGGYIVYSTCSILPEENEWVVNYALKRRNVKLVPTGLDFGTEGFQKYRHHRFHPSLKLTRRFYPHTHNMDGFFVAKLKKFSNVIPEPFKDEDDEEAGQENENSESKEAEQNGDDPEDQKKTLQTGVKRTAKPNTSQPKEKKQKTDDSTQPTTNGNAESKNNQKTKKQKNKRKNKKGQKNEGQGNQTKQEDKTIEETKQTIKQNTQQDPKTIGKAKIEKSNEEKVQTKSVVVDKANENTQPNGGISSGSPKKKNKKKNKNKNKTNVQDQINKNANKITDNIEISAAKKLKNNNKKQKQIGQLNNKKDKPTVETTKQNTQQDIETKGKAKIEITNKEKVQTKPVGVDKVNGNINKPNILPSNESSGMSPKKNNKKKNKNKNNTNTNIQNPINKNENKITDKLEIAAAKKLKNNNKKQKQIGKLNSKKGGKEGIKKNLNKTKAKG comes from the exons ATGGGTAGAAAAGCAAAGTTCGACGAAACCAAAAAAGTTAAGAAAGGTCCTGGCAGAAAGGCAAAAAAACAACCTGACCCAGTATTCAAAAAGGAACTGC TTGCTGATGATAAAGAAGACAAAAAGCTAAGTCACAGACAGAAACAAAGGGCGGCTAGGAGGTTAAAGAAGAAAAAGGAACTAACAGAAAAACGAAAAGCATTGAAAGAAGCTAAAAAGAAGCCAGAGAAAGACACTGAAGAAGCTGTCAGTGCCTTAGATGATGAGACCCCTcaag GTTTCACTGATGACAATAAGGAATGGTTAAAGCCAAAGAAGAAAGGGTTAGGTAAATTAAAGGAAATAGAGGCACATAGTGATGAAAGTGATGATGAGGGTTTGGGTGAAGATGAGAATGATGCTTCAAGTAAAGATGATGATGATTCAGAACAAGAATTTAAAGACACTAAGAAATCtagtaaagaaaattataag GTTGGTACACTCGATGACCTGTTTAATGACACTGACGATGAGCAAGACGAAACTTTAGATAATGAAGAAACTGGAGATTCAAATAAATCTTACAATTCAGATTCATCTGACGATAGCGACAATAGTAAAGATGATGAAGATGAAGACATGCTTCCCATTGAAAAAGCCAATGTTAAACTAAAACAGAAACAAAAGTTGGACAAGAAATTAGCAGATGAAGAAATGCAATTAAACATTGCCAAACAAGATGTGTTCGCATTCCCAAGTGAAGAAGAGCTACAAAATCCTACATCTTTACAAGATGTACACCAAAGGGTAAAAGACATAGTATcagttttaaatgattttaaccGCCTCAAGGAAGAGGGCAGATCCCGCTGTGAATATACAGAGTTACTTCTCAAGGACCTCTGTTTGTACTACAGTTACAATGAGTTTTTAATGGAAGTCCTCATGCAAATATTTCCTGTACAGGAATTAATTGAATTCTTAGAAGCCAGTGAAGTGTCTAGGCCAATTACAATTAGAACTAACAGCCTTAAAACTAGGAGAAGAGATCTGGCCCAGGCTTTGATAAACAGAGGTGTTAATTTAGATCCTGTTGGTAAATGGAGTAAAGTTGGCTTGGTAGTGTACAGTTCAACTGTCCCAGTTGGTGCAACGCCTGAATATTTAGCTGGACACTATATATTGCAAGGTGCATCTAGTTTCTTGCCTGTTATGGCCTTAGCCCCTCAGGAAAATGAAAGAATTTTAGACATGTGTGCTGCACCTGGTGGTAAAGCCTCTCATATTGCAGCAATTATGAAGAATACCGGTTCACTATTTGCCAATGATGCCAATAAGGAAAGAACAAAAGCAATAGTTGGAAATTTCCACAGATTGGGAGTAGTCAATGCAATAATCTGTAACTATGATGGGCGTCAATTTCCTGATGTCATTAAGGGCTTTGACAGAGTACTACTAGATGCTCCATGTACGGGAACAGGAGTTATTGCTAAGGATCCAAGTGTCAAAACTACAAAAGATCAAAAGGATATACAGAGATGTTTCAATCTACAAAGACAGTTATTATTAGCTGCTATTGATTGCTGCAATGCTAAATCAAGTACTGGAGGATACATAGTGTACTCCACCTGTTCAATTTTGCCTGAAGAAAATGAGTGGGTAGTTAATTATGCTCTAAAGAGACGTAATGTAAAGTTGGTACCCACAGGTTTAGATTTTGGAACTGAAGGATTTCAGAAATATAGACATCATAGGTTCCATCCCTCATTAAAGTTAACAAGAAGGTTCTACCCACACACCCATAATATGGATGGATTCTTTGTtgcaaaacttaaaaaattctCAAATGTTATA CCTGAGCCTTTTAAAGATGAAGATGATGAAGAAGCTGGCCAGGAAAATGAAAATTCTGAAAGTAAAGAAGCAGAACAGAATGGTGATGATCCAGAAgatcaaaagaaaacacttcaGACTGGTGTAAAGAGAACTGCAAAACCGAATACATCTCAACCTAAAGAAAAGAAGCAAAAAACAGATGACAG CACACAGCCTACTACTAATGGAAATGCAGAGTCAAAAAATAACCAGAAAACgaagaaacaaaagaataaaaggaaaaataaaaagggaCAAAAAAACGAAGGTCAAGGTAACCAGACTAAACAAGAAGACAAAACTATAGAAGAAaccaaacaaacaataaaacagaATACACAACAGGACCCCAAAACAATAGGAAAGGcgaaaatagaaaaaagtaatgaagaaAAAGTACAGACCAAATCAGTCGTGGTCGATAAAGCCAATGAAAACACACAACCCAATGGTGGAATCAGTAGCGGATCACCGAAAAAAAAGAacaagaagaaaaataaaaacaaaaataagacAAATGTTCAGGATCAAATTAACAAGAacgcaaataaaataacagatAATATTGAGATTTCAGCCGcaaaaaaactgaaaaacaataataaaaaacaaaaacagatAGGACAGCTGAATAACAAAAAAGACAAACCCACAGTAGAAACGACAAAACAGAATACACAACAAGACATCGAAACAAAAGGAAAGGCGAAAAtagaaataactaataaagaaaaagtacAGACGAAACCAGTTGGGGTCGATAAAGTTAATGGCAACATCAACAAGCCAAACATACTACCATCTAATGAAAGCAGCGGCATGTCaccgaaaaaaaataataagaagaaaaacaaaaacaaaaataacacaaacaCAAACATACAGAATCCAATTAAtaagaatgaaaataaaataacagatAAACTTGAGATTGCAGCCGcaaaaaaactgaaaaataataataaaaaacaaaaacagatAGGAAAGCTGAATAGCAAAAAAGGAGGAAAAGAGggaataaagaaaaacttaaataaaactaaagctaagggttaa
- the LOC123720492 gene encoding coenzyme Q-binding protein COQ10 homolog A, mitochondrial — MITTKPYIFASRILSFQGHYRNRLRDLDSHCQCLLVWQKKRPFFTFPKQKRSREYCGRQLVGFSMDQMFEVVSDVENYYKFVPWCKKSLVLTKSPTKLKADLIVGFPPINESYTSNVTLLKPHLVKAECTDGRMFNHLLTLWRFSPGLKKEQKSCVVDFQISFEFRSAFHSHLSNLFFDQVARQMEGAFIKEVERRYGQPTMEPKNLLLNNQALKS; from the exons atgattacTACAAAACCCTATATATTTGCATCACGAATTTTaag ttttcAGGGCCATTACAGAAATAGACTAAGAGATTTGGATAGTCATTGTCAATGTCTTTTAGTTTGGCAAAAGAAAAGACCATTCTTTACGTTTCCGAAACAAAAACGATCACGCGAATATTGTGGGAGACAACTAGTAGG ATTCTCAATGGATCAAATGTTTGAAGTAGTGTCAGATgtagaaaattattacaaatttgtaCCCTGGTGTAAAAAGTCATTAGTATTGACAAAATCTCCAACTAAGCTCAAAGCTGACCTTATTGTGGGATTTCCTCCTATTAATGAGAGTTATACATCTAATGTAACTCTATTAAAACCACACTTAGTTAAAGCTGAATGTACAGATGGTAGAATGTTTAACCATCTTTTAACATTATGGCGCTTTAGCCCTGGGTTGAAAAAAGAACAGAAGTCATGTGTTGTTGATTTTCAAATATCTTTTGAATTTCGCTCAGCCTTTCATTCTCATttgtctaatttattttttgaccaAGTTGCTAGACAAATGGAGGGTGCATTCATAAAAGAAGTTGAAAGAAGATATGGACAACCAACAATGGAGCCAAAAAATTTACTTCTAAATAACCAAGCATTAAAAAGTTGA